CAGGAGAAGCTGGCCCGGGCGCAGCAGGAGGCGCTGGAGGAGGTGGTGGGCTCGCTGGCCGGAGAGGCGGAGCTGGCGAAGCGCGCCGTGCGCGAGCTGGAGCAGGCGGACGCGGAGCTCGCCCGCGTGGTGAGTGACTTGAAGGAGCTGCCCGCCACGCACGGCTTCGGCGCGCTGCGCGGCAAGCTGCCCCGCCCGGTGAAGGGCCTCATCGAGGTGGGCTTCGGCAAGGTCGTCAACCCGCGCTTCAACACCGTCACCGTGCAGAAGGGCCTGGACATCCGCGCCCCCGCCGGCACCCCGGTGCAGGCCGTGGCCGAGGGCACCGTCGCCTACGCCGGCACGCTGCGCGGCTACGGCAACCTGCTCATCCTGGACCACGGCGACGGCTTCCACACCCTCATGGCCCACCTGTCCACGATTACGCCCGGCCTGGGCACCACCGTGGCCGCTGGCGACGTGGTGGGCGAGGTGGGCGACACCGGCTCCCTCAAGGGCGCCTACCTCTACTTCGAGGTCCGCAAGGCAGGGCAGGCCGTGGACCCGGCGCCCTGGCTGGCCCCTGTTCCCTGACGCGGTGCGGCGAAGAATCGCGCGGGCTGTTAGATTCCCCGGCACCCCCTCTCACGAGGAGCAGGCAGGCGCATGGATTTGATGGGCGGAATGCAGAAGGTGCTGCGGCACATGCTGGTGGCGCGCGGCGTCCAGTCCTCGACAGTCGAGGTGGCCGGGCAGTCGCTGCACCACTACTCGCTGAAGGGGGAGGGGAAGGGGCCGCCGGTGGTGCTGGTGCACGGGCTGGGCGGCTCCGCCAACGGCTTCGGGCGGACGTTCTTCGGGCTGGCGAAGCGCTTCTCGCGCGTGGTGGCGCCGGACCTGCCGGGCCACGGCTTCTCCATGGAGTACTGCGGCGGCGAAGTCTGCGTGCGCAACCAGTTCGACGTGCTGCGCGCCTACGTGGAGCAGGTGGTGGGCGAGCCGGCGCTGGTGGTGGGCAACTCGCTGGGCGGCGCCATGTCGGTGAACCTGGCGGCGGAGTACCCCCAGTGGGTGCGCGCGCTGGCGCTGGTGGCGCCCGCGGGCGCGGAGCTGCCGGAGGCGGAGAACACCGCGCTGCTCAACTCGTTCGCCGTGCGCTCGCCCGCGGAGGCCCGCGCCTTCACGCGGCGGCTGTTCCACCGGCCGCCGCTGCCGGCGCTGCTGTTCGCCTACGAGCTGCGCCGCTTCTATGACACCCCCACGGTGCGGGCGCTGACGTCCGAGGCGCTGGCCACGCGCGCCAGCCTGGAGCCCGGCAAGGTCCGCAACCTGGCCATGCCGGTGCTGTTCCTCTGGGGAGGCAGCGAGCGGCTGCTCCCCTCGGTGACGCTGCAGTGGTACCGCGACCACCTGCCGCCCCACGCCCAGGTGCACGTGGTGGACGGCTTCGGCCACGTGCCCCAGCTGGAGCGTCCGGACGAGCTGGTGTCGCACCTGGTGCGCTTCGCCGACACGGCAGGGCTGTAGAGGCCGGGCTACACTGGTGCGCAGCCTTCCGGGCCCCCTCCCGGGAAAGGACGTACCGACGTGAAGCGTCTCCCCCAGCCGTGGCGCGCGGCGCTGGCCGCCTTCCTCCTCCTGAGCGGGCCCGCCGTCGCCGACGACAAGGCGAAGGGCGGGCGTGCCTCCGGCGCGGCTCCCGCGAGTGGCCGCGCGGAGCGGGCCGAGCGTGACGACGCCACCTACCGCCAGCTCGAGCTCTTCGCGCGCGTGCTGTCCTACGTGGAGAACAACTACGTGGAGCCGGCGGACCGCGAGCGGCTCATCCACGGTGCCATCCAGGGCATGCTGGAGACGCTGGACCCGCACACCGTCTACATGCCCCCGGAGGTGTTCCGGGAGATGAAGATAGACACCTCGGGCGAGTGGGGCGGGCTGGGCATCGAGATTGCGCGCAAGGACGAGCGCATCGTGGTGGTGGCCCCCATCGACGACACCCCGGCGGCGCGCGCGGGCATCAAGGCGGGCGACGAGCTGGTGGGCATCGACGGGGAGAGCACACAGGGCATGGACGTGGGCCGCGCCATGCAGAAGATGCGCGGGCCCGCGGGCGGGCGGGTGCTACTCACCATCATGCGCCGGGGCTTCAGCGCGCCTCGCGACATCGCCATCATCCGCGACCACATCCGCATCGTCTCCGTGGAGGGCGCGCTCCACGGTGGCATCGCCCACGTGAAGGTGAAGAACTTCCAGGACCGCACGGACCTGTACCTGCGCAAGGAGCTGGACCGGCTGCGCGCCCTCAACGGCGGCAAGGAGCTGCGCGGGCTGGTGCTGGACTTGCGCAACAACCCCGGCGGCCTGCTGGACCAGGCGGTGGCGATGAGCGACCGCTTCCTGCCGGGCAACCTGCCCATCGTCTCCACGCGGGGGCGCGACGGCCGCAACGCCAACGAGGAGCGCAGCAAGGACCGCGACACGGAGAAGGACTACCCGGTGGTGGTGCTCGTCAACGCCGGCAGCGCGTCCGCGTCCGAAATCGTGGCCGGCGCGCTCCAGGACCATGGCCGCGCCGTCATCATGGGCACGCCCACCTTCGGCAAGGGCAGCGTGCAGACAGTCATCGAGCTGGAGGACGGCTCCGGGCTGAAGCTGACCATCGCCCGCTACTACACGCCCAAGGGGCGCAGCATCCAGGAGCGGGGCATCACTCCGGACTTCCTCGTGCCGGACGAGCCGGGCGGCAAGGTGCAGAGCGACGTGGTCCGCGAGAAGGACCTGCGCCGCCACTTCCGCGCCGAGCCCACCGCGAGCACCGAGGCCCCCGCCCCCGCGCCGCGCGGCCTCCCCGAGGGCCTCAAGCCCTGGGACGTCACCGCGAAGCTGGAGGACTACCCGCTGAAGGTCGCCCTCGAGTACCTGCACGGCATTGCCACCGCCCCAGCGCGTGTGCCGGCCCGCACGTCGGGTCGTTGATGACTCCTTCGCGCTTGCATTTCGCCGCGCAGTCCGTTTGATGCGCAACGAACAGAGGGTGAACGAGTGATGCGACCTTCGAGCATTCGCGCGCTGCGCGCGGCCCTGAGCGGGTGGCTGGTGGGCCTGCTGGCCGTGGGGCCGGCGGCGGCGCAGTCTTCCCTGCCTCCGAGGCTGGTGCCCCGGGCCCTTCCCGCGGCGGCGTCATCGTCGACGGTGACGGTGGTGGCCATTCCGCTGGACGCCGCGGCCCGGGGTGAAGCGGCCCGGCTGGCGTACCTGGCGGAGCAGGCGGTGGCGCGCTCGGGCCGGCTGCAACTGGTGCGGCTGGCGGATGCGCTGGACGCGGCGGGCCGGCGTGAGCGCGAGGCCCGCGCCGCCGAGGTGGCCACGGCGATGCAGGAGGGCCAGCGCGCCTACGACGAGCTGGACACGGAGAAGGCGCTCCAGCAGTTCGACGCGGCGGTGCGCGCCGCCGAGGCCGGTGACCTGTCGCTGCGCTTCGGCGACCTGAGCCGCGCGCGGGTGATGAAGGCGGCCACGCAGGTGGCCAACGGGGAGAACACGGCGGCGCAGCTGGAGATCCGCTCGGTGCTGGCGGTGGACCCGCGGGCGCAGTTCTCGCCCAACTTCTTCCCGCCGGACGAGATGGCCTTCGTGGAGAAGGAGCGCAAGGCGGTGCTGGCCGGCGCGACGGGGACGCTGAACATCCGCACGGAGCCGGTGCCCGCCCACGTGTTCGTGGACGGCGAGTTCCGGGGCGTGTCCCCGGTGGCGCTGACGGACGTGACGCCCGCGGACCACTACGTGACGGTGGTGGCGCCGGGCTACGCGCTGGCGCAGCGCCGGGCCCGCGAGGGCGACACGGTGCTCACCCTGACGCCCGTGGCCTCGCAGAAGGCCCTGCAGACGCTGACGGAGGCGGTGGCGAGCAAGCCGGGCGGGGTGGAGCGGGACAGGGCCCTGCGCGAGCTGGGCACGCTCGCGGGCGTGTCCCAGGTGCTGGCGCTGCTGGTGCGCGGCGGGGCCGGGGCCGTGCCGCTGGAGGTGACGGCGCTGCGGCTGGAGGTGGCGGACGGGCACAACCAGGCCTATGCGCTGGGGACGGTGCCGCGCGGGGACGGCATGGCCACGGGCTCGCAGGCGCTGCTGACGGGGCTGGTGGCCGCGGATGCGCCGCGCCAGGGTGGCAAGCCGGTGACGCACTTCGCGAGCGGTGGCAGCGCCACGCGCCGCACCGTGGGCTACGTGCTGCTGGCCACGGGCGTGGCCCTGGCGGCCGGCGGCATCTACTTCGGCATGGAGGCCTCCGCGAAGGAGGACGAGTTCAAGCGCGCCGTGCAGAACAGCCCCCGCGCCCAGGACATCAAGGACACCGGCAAGACGTACGCGCTGGTGGCCGACGTCGGCATCATCGCCGGCCTCGTGTCCGCGGGCCTGGGCGGGTACTTCGCCTTCGCTGGCGGGGGCGACAGCAGCCCGAGCCCCTCCCGCGCGAGGCCGGCTCCGGAGCCCACCCGGCAGCGGGAGCCCACCCGCGCCCCGCCTCCGGCGCGCACGACCGAGTCGAAGCCGGAGCGCGAGGCGCTGCCCATGCCGCCGCCGCCGTCGAAGTCCACGAGCAAGCCCCGGAGCGAGCCGCTCCCCATGCCTCCGCCGCCTCCGGCGAAGACCGCCCCGCCGTCCACGCCTCCGCCCGCGGCGCAGGAAGAGGCCGCCCCGCCCCCGCGTCCGGCCGACACCGGCAAGCGCTCGCGCGAGGACGAGGCCCGCCAGCGCGAGGAGGAGCTGCGCAAGCGCCGCGAAGAGGTGGAGCGCCAGCGCCGCGAGCTGGAGGCGCAGCGCAAGAAGGAAGAGGAGGACGCGCGGCGCGAGCAGGAGGCGAAGCGCAAGCGCGAGGAGGAGGAGCGGCGGAAGCAGGAAGAGGAGAAGAAGAAGCGCCCCTCACTCGACGAAGACGATCTCCGGAACTACTAGCCATGCGCCGTCCTCTCCGCTCTCTCGTCCCGCTCGCGGCCCTCTCCCTGACGCTGTCCGCGTGCAGCCTCCTCGTCGACTTCGACGAGGAGGGGCAGCCCTGTGACGCCCTCAACCAGTGCCTGGAGGGCTACACCTGCCAGGGCGACGTGTGCGTCTCCGACGACAGCCCCGCACCCGATGCCGGCACGGGTGCTGATGCCGGTACGGGTGTCGATGCCGGCACCGACGCGGGCGTCGTCGACGCCGGCGGCTGAGCCCGCCGGTGGGGTGGGGGTGCGGGACTTTCTACAGTCCCCCGCCGTGTCCCGGGGACCGCGCCGTGTCCCCGGAACCACGCCTGCCCGCCTGCCCTCCCTCCGCAACTCCCCGGAGTCATGAGGGAATCCGTGCCCGGCGTGCGGCCCGGCCCGGACGCGGGGTGGTTGGCATCCGCCGTGCTCTGTCCGGTGCCCAGGAGGCATCAATCGACATGGGCAAGCGCGTCGGAGTCCTGATGGGCGGATGGGGTGAGGAGCGGGAGATTTCGCTCAAGACGGGAGAGGCCGTCGTGGCGGCGCTGGAGTCGCGCGGTCACCACGTCACCCGCATCTTCGCGGGCCCCGGGCTGGACAGGGCGCTGCGCGCCGCGGAGCTGGACGTGGCCTTCGTCGCGCTCCACGGGCGCATGGGCGAGGACGGCCGGGTGCAGGGGCTGCTGGAGCTGCTGGAGCTGCCGTACACCGGCTCGGGCGTGCTGGCCTCGGCGCTGGCGATGAACAAGCCCTTCGCCAAGAAGCTCTTCCGGCTGCACAACCTGCCCACGCCCCGGGGCTACCGCGTGGGCCGCGAGGACGCGGCGCGTGCGCTGGAGCTGCACGGCGACCTGGGCTTCCCCTGCGTGGTGAAGCCCGCGTGCGGGGGCTCCTCGGTGGGCCTGGCGGTGGTGCACGCGGCGGACGCGCTCGCCCCGGCGGTGGCCCAGGCGTGCCGCTTCGGCGGCGAGGCCCTGGTGGAGCGCTTCGCCGCCGGCCGCGAGGTGACGGTGGGCATCCTCGGCGACCAGGTGCTGGGCAGCCTCGAGGTGGCCACCCCGCGCGAGGGCTTCGACTTCGACGCCAAGTACAAGGGCGGCGCCAGCTACTTCCTCCCGCCCCGGCTGTCCCCCACGCGCGTGGCCAACGTGGAGGCCCTCGCGCTCGGCGCCTACCGCGCCCTGGGCTGCCGCGGCTACGCCCGGGTGGACCTGCTCTGCTCGGACACGGAGAACGACGTCGTGCTGGAGGTGAACACGCTGCCCGGCTTCACCCCCACCAGCCTCCTGCCCAAGATTGCCGCCCACGCCGGCCTGGACTTCCCGGCGCTCGTCGAGCGCGTCCTGGCGCTGGCCACGCGCGACGAGGCCGGAATCTCCGAGGCCCCCGCCGTGGACCCCATCCCCGAAACGGCCGAGCCCCGCCGCGCGGTGAGCTGACCCGGCGGGTTGGCCCCCTACCGGCGCCGCCTCAGCCCCGGCGCCGGGCCCACAGGCTCCGTGAGAAGCATGTGACGCGAGGTGTCACCCCCTGGTGAACGGAACGTTCAAATCCTGGGAATAGTTTGACACGACCTTGACGCGTCCCTATTGTCCGGCGCCGATCACTCCCGAAGGCTTAAAGTCGTGTCTTTTCGGGCACATACGGAGCGGGGGCTCACCAGACCCATCTGGCGGCGGTCAGCGTGAGAAGGGTGTCTGATGCCGCCGCGCAGGGAAGGACCGCGGGCCACGGGGGCCGTGCGGGAGGGGCTGAGCGTCACCGATGACCACCGTCGAGATCATCTTCCTGGGCGTCTATTTCAGCGTCCTGTGCGTGCTGGCGGTCTACGGCTCGCACAGGTACCGGATGGCGTTCCTGTACTACCGGCACAAGTTCAAGCTGCCGACTCCCAAGGGCCCGCTCAAGGCGTTGCCCCGCGTCACCATCCAGCTGCCCATCTTCAACGAGATGTACGTCGTTGAGCGACTGGTGGACTCGGTGTGCCGCATCGACTACCCGCGCGAGCTGCTGGAGATCCAGGTCCTCGACGACTCGACGGACGAGACGTGCGGAATCGCCCGTGCGTGCGTGGAGCGTCAGCGGCAGAAGGGCCACGACATCGTCTACATCCACCGCGTCAACCGCCAGGGCTTCAAGGCGGGCGCGCTGGAGCACGGCCTGAAGACGGCCAAGGGTGAGTACGTCGCGGTGTTCGACGCGGACTTCGTGCCGAGCCCGGACTTCCTGCTGCGCACGGTGCCCTTCTTCGCCGACGGCAAGGTGGGCATGGTGCAGGTGCGCTGGGGTCACCTCAACCGTGACTTCTCCATCCTGACGCAGGCCCAGAGCATCTTCCTGGACGGCCACTTCATCATCGAGCACACGGCGCGCAACCGCTCCGGCTGCTTCTTCAACTTCAATGGGACGGCGGGCATCTGGCGCCGGGACACCATCGCCGACGCGGGCGGCTGGCAGCACGACACGCTCACCGAGGACCTGGACCTGAGCTACCGCGCCCAGCTCAAGGGCTGGCAGTTCGTCTTCCTGCCCGAGGTCATCTCCCCGGCCGAGGTGCCGGTGGACATGAACGCCTTCAAGAGCCAGCAGCACCGCTGGGCGAAGGGCTCCATCCAGACGGCGAAGAAGCTCTTGCCCACCATCCTCAAGAGCGACCTGCCGCTGGCGGTGAAGCGCGAGGCCTTCTTCCACCTCACCAACAACATGGCCTATCTGCTGATGGTGCTGCTGTCCGTGCTGATGCCCATCAGCATGGTGGTGCGCTTCCAGCACGGCCTGTACGGCACGCTCTTCCTGGACCTGCCCTTCTTCATCACCGCCACCGCCAGCGTCTGCGTGTTCTACGTGGCCGCGCAGCGGGAGATGGGCGTGAAGGGGTGGGCGCGGGTGAAGTACCTGCCCTTCCTGATGAGCCTGGGCATCGGCCTGGCCATCAACAACGCGAAGGCGGTGCTGGAGGCCCTGCTCAACCAGCAGTCGGGCTTCGCGCGCACGCCGAAGACGGGCGCCGAGGGCAAGAAGGTCGTCGCGGTGAAGAAGACGTACCGCGGCAGCAAGACGCTGATGCCGGTGGTGGAGCTGCTCTTCGCGGCCTACTTCACGGGAGCGCTCTGGTTCGCCATCGACGCGCGCATCTACACGTCGGTGCCCTTCATCATCCTGTTCCAGGCGGGCTTCCTGTACGTCGGCGTCTCCAGCCTCCTGCAGGGCCTGTCCGGCCGGGTGAAGGTGGCGGAGCCCGCTCCCGCGGTGAGCGCCGCGGGCGAGCAGTCGCGCCGCGCGGCCTGAGGTTCCTCCCGGGAGGAGCGGGCCCCAAGGCCCCCTCCTGGGAGAGGAGCGGGCCGTAAGGCCCCCTCCTGGGAGTCGGGTGGGGCCCAGGCTGAGGCCCCCACCCTCCGCGGGCTCAGCGGGTGCCAGCATCCGGTGGGCCGCGCAGCAACACCTGTTGCAGCCGCACGGTGGTGGTGCTCGCGGGCGCGGGACGGCAGCCCTCGTCGATGGAGGTGCTGGCCGCCGAGCGCAGCGTGAGGCCCGCGTCGGTGCACGATACCACCTCGGTGGGGAAGACGACGGGGCAGGGCGCGCCGGAGCCGGCGAAGCCCGTGGCGCGCGTCTCGCCCACGAAGCCGCCCGGCGTGCGCTGGAGGACGATGGACGCCGCTCCCGCATCCGGGGCCTCGGTGCCGCCATCCGCGTGGGCCCGCGTCACGGAGAGCGACAGGGTGCCGCCATCATCCTCGCCGTGGTAGCGGAACACCGGATTCTGCGCGTGGTGGTACTCGCCTGCCTGGCTGCTCTCACAGCCGGGAGGGACGCGGATGGGCGGTGGGGGTAGGGGTTTCTCCTCCGTGCGGGGAGGCGCCTTGGCGGGGCACGCCGTGAGGCAGAGAACACTGAGGCCGAGGGCCAGGGGAGGCAGGACGCGGTGCATGGGGCGCGGATCTTCGCCCAACGGCAACGACAGGGGGACTCTGTTTGATTCCCCTCGGATGACTCTCTAACCTTCGGTCCGCCATGAGCCTCCAACGCCTCGTCCTCTACGCCCTGGTGA
The window above is part of the Pyxidicoccus xibeiensis genome. Proteins encoded here:
- a CDS encoding alpha/beta fold hydrolase; its protein translation is MDLMGGMQKVLRHMLVARGVQSSTVEVAGQSLHHYSLKGEGKGPPVVLVHGLGGSANGFGRTFFGLAKRFSRVVAPDLPGHGFSMEYCGGEVCVRNQFDVLRAYVEQVVGEPALVVGNSLGGAMSVNLAAEYPQWVRALALVAPAGAELPEAENTALLNSFAVRSPAEARAFTRRLFHRPPLPALLFAYELRRFYDTPTVRALTSEALATRASLEPGKVRNLAMPVLFLWGGSERLLPSVTLQWYRDHLPPHAQVHVVDGFGHVPQLERPDELVSHLVRFADTAGL
- a CDS encoding S41 family peptidase, whose translation is MKRLPQPWRAALAAFLLLSGPAVADDKAKGGRASGAAPASGRAERAERDDATYRQLELFARVLSYVENNYVEPADRERLIHGAIQGMLETLDPHTVYMPPEVFREMKIDTSGEWGGLGIEIARKDERIVVVAPIDDTPAARAGIKAGDELVGIDGESTQGMDVGRAMQKMRGPAGGRVLLTIMRRGFSAPRDIAIIRDHIRIVSVEGALHGGIAHVKVKNFQDRTDLYLRKELDRLRALNGGKELRGLVLDLRNNPGGLLDQAVAMSDRFLPGNLPIVSTRGRDGRNANEERSKDRDTEKDYPVVVLVNAGSASASEIVAGALQDHGRAVIMGTPTFGKGSVQTVIELEDGSGLKLTIARYYTPKGRSIQERGITPDFLVPDEPGGKVQSDVVREKDLRRHFRAEPTASTEAPAPAPRGLPEGLKPWDVTAKLEDYPLKVALEYLHGIATAPARVPARTSGR
- a CDS encoding PEGA domain-containing protein codes for the protein MRPSSIRALRAALSGWLVGLLAVGPAAAQSSLPPRLVPRALPAAASSSTVTVVAIPLDAAARGEAARLAYLAEQAVARSGRLQLVRLADALDAAGRREREARAAEVATAMQEGQRAYDELDTEKALQQFDAAVRAAEAGDLSLRFGDLSRARVMKAATQVANGENTAAQLEIRSVLAVDPRAQFSPNFFPPDEMAFVEKERKAVLAGATGTLNIRTEPVPAHVFVDGEFRGVSPVALTDVTPADHYVTVVAPGYALAQRRAREGDTVLTLTPVASQKALQTLTEAVASKPGGVERDRALRELGTLAGVSQVLALLVRGGAGAVPLEVTALRLEVADGHNQAYALGTVPRGDGMATGSQALLTGLVAADAPRQGGKPVTHFASGGSATRRTVGYVLLATGVALAAGGIYFGMEASAKEDEFKRAVQNSPRAQDIKDTGKTYALVADVGIIAGLVSAGLGGYFAFAGGGDSSPSPSRARPAPEPTRQREPTRAPPPARTTESKPEREALPMPPPPSKSTSKPRSEPLPMPPPPPAKTAPPSTPPPAAQEEAAPPPRPADTGKRSREDEARQREEELRKRREEVERQRRELEAQRKKEEEDARREQEAKRKREEEERRKQEEEKKKRPSLDEDDLRNY
- a CDS encoding D-alanine--D-alanine ligase translates to MGKRVGVLMGGWGEEREISLKTGEAVVAALESRGHHVTRIFAGPGLDRALRAAELDVAFVALHGRMGEDGRVQGLLELLELPYTGSGVLASALAMNKPFAKKLFRLHNLPTPRGYRVGREDAARALELHGDLGFPCVVKPACGGSSVGLAVVHAADALAPAVAQACRFGGEALVERFAAGREVTVGILGDQVLGSLEVATPREGFDFDAKYKGGASYFLPPRLSPTRVANVEALALGAYRALGCRGYARVDLLCSDTENDVVLEVNTLPGFTPTSLLPKIAAHAGLDFPALVERVLALATRDEAGISEAPAVDPIPETAEPRRAVS
- a CDS encoding cellulose synthase family protein, which translates into the protein MTTVEIIFLGVYFSVLCVLAVYGSHRYRMAFLYYRHKFKLPTPKGPLKALPRVTIQLPIFNEMYVVERLVDSVCRIDYPRELLEIQVLDDSTDETCGIARACVERQRQKGHDIVYIHRVNRQGFKAGALEHGLKTAKGEYVAVFDADFVPSPDFLLRTVPFFADGKVGMVQVRWGHLNRDFSILTQAQSIFLDGHFIIEHTARNRSGCFFNFNGTAGIWRRDTIADAGGWQHDTLTEDLDLSYRAQLKGWQFVFLPEVISPAEVPVDMNAFKSQQHRWAKGSIQTAKKLLPTILKSDLPLAVKREAFFHLTNNMAYLLMVLLSVLMPISMVVRFQHGLYGTLFLDLPFFITATASVCVFYVAAQREMGVKGWARVKYLPFLMSLGIGLAINNAKAVLEALLNQQSGFARTPKTGAEGKKVVAVKKTYRGSKTLMPVVELLFAAYFTGALWFAIDARIYTSVPFIILFQAGFLYVGVSSLLQGLSGRVKVAEPAPAVSAAGEQSRRAA